In Chitinivibrionia bacterium, the DNA window AATGTAATATTCCTGCATTTCAAAAGGCAAAACGCCTATACGCGTCGTATTTACGCCAAGAGCGATAAAACCGCGATAATACGCCATTCCCGCGACAAAAAGACGGTCGAGCGACACCATAACTTGCGCTCGGTCGTGCGCATTAATACCTATCGAATTAAACGACATCGACTCGTTGTAAGCAAGGCGGTCAAGGTCTGCGGCGGTCAGCGGAACAACAAGAGGTTGCCCCGTAGAGCCGCTTGTGACGCAGGTTTCCACAATATTATTGCTACAATAAAAATTATTTGTTTGCGCGCACAATTCCTCTTTGGTTGTAAAAGGCAAGCGCGAAATATCGTCAAATGTTTTTATATCCTGCGCGTTAATTTTATCAAGTTTTTTTGCATAATATGCAGATTTTTCTTTCAGGTTAACGACTTGATTTCGCATCACCCGAAGAGTGTTATTTTCTATTTCGTCTTTGGACTTAAAGTCCCAAGAATATTCCGGTAGAAAAGGCATATCGCCCTCCTTTATTTTTTCAAGTTTTCAGAAAACAGCCAACGCCAATAAATCATTGTAACAGGAAACGTAGAAAGCACAAGCATTGCGCGTAAAGCCATAGTAGTCGTCGATATTTCGTTTTTGTCTGCATCGTTCATAAAATTCGGAAGCACAATATCCGCCGCAATAAGAAAAATCAGCGCAATCGCACAGCCGTAATAATAATGATAGAAATGAGGCACCGCCAAAGCTTCGCCGATTTTTTTGCTCAGAGCCGCTAAAATCATCAGCAGAAAAAACACGCTCGCGTCAAGGATGTGAACCGCGCCTAAAATCGGCAAAAACGCTCCCTCCATTATTGCCCTCCGTTCTTAATGTTTTTTCTTACAATAAAGTGCAATTTTATCCCATTCCAAAGCGAGGCGATTGACGCAACCGACAATGTTAAAATCATAATTTTTGTGAAAATTGCTTTGTCTTCGATAAACGAGGCGCCGATGGCAACGCTTATGGCGCACATCGAAATAACAAACCCCGTCGGATTAAGACGATTATCTACTTTTTTTCGATAATATTCGGCAATCATATAAATAAATAGATTAAGTGCAAAAACAGCTACAAGGTAAGCCAAAAGTAAAAAATTATCAATAAAAAACATAGTCCGACCGCTCCTTTTTACCCTTTTTTCTTCCCGAAAACATTAACAAAAGCGTCTTGTGGAGTAAGGCGCGAACTTCCGCTCATAATTCCCTCGCGACCCATAAATTTGCTTTCTACTTCTATTCCGTTTGCAGTACATTTATATTTGCGAATATCCTTTTTGTGGTCGCTTCCGCGCATTTTAAAAATTGTAAGCGCCTTTTGGATTTCGCTGTCAATTTCCACATATCTAAGCAGTATAAAACTATCTACAACAAAAGGAACTTTGCTGTTAATTGCGTCTATGCTTCCGAAAACCGCGTTGTTTTCACGAATAAGAATTGCCGTTGTTCCCTCGCGCTTAAAGCCGTTTACAATCTGCCGCTCAATTTCCCGCAGTTGATGAATATCCATTGTCAACGCCTCAAAATGCGAAATGCTGTCAATTACAACCCGCTTAATATTGTATTCTTTCATAAGCGATAAAAGTTCGCCGCTCGGCTCGTTAATTTCATTTAAAATAGTCGCAGGTGTGGAAAAAACAATTTTGAGTTTCCCTTCTTTTTCGAGGGTTTTCAAGTCCCAGCCAAGCTGTGCCGCATCGTGATAATACTGCAACGGAAACTCTTCAAATGAGATTATCAGCCCGTTTTCGCCGAAAGTTTTTATTCCGTTATATATAAATTGCATTGCGATAGTGGTTTTTCCTGTTCCCGGCGCGCCCTCTATGAGATTGGCGGAATTCTGCAAAAACCCGCCGCCAAGCATTTCGTCTAATCCGACAATTCCTGTTTTTACACGCTCGTCGCCCACAAAAAACTCACTTTGACTGTTGTAAAAGATACATTATTATAGCCTTGTGAGCGTGAAGCCGATTTTCCGCTTCTTCAAAAGCAATGGAACGCTCGCCGTCCAAAACGCTGTCTATAACCTCTTCGCCTCTGTGAGCAGGCAAACAATGCGAAAATAAAGCGTCGGGTTTTGCTTTTTTCATTAAATCTTCGTTTACCTGATACGGCATAAATATTTCTTTTCTCGACTGCGCTTCGTTTTCTTTTCCCATACTCGCCCAAACGTCCGTATAGACAACATCCACGTCCTTTAGCCCTTCGTCTATGTCGTTTGTTATGGTTATTAAACTTCCCGTATGTGTGGCTATTTTTCTGCCTTCCGCGGCAATTTCCGCATTCAGTTCAAAGCCTTTCGGACAAATAAGCGTAAAATCGTAGCCCATTTTTGTGCAGTAATGCAAGTGCGAAGCACAAACGTTATTTCCGTCGCCGACAAACGCCACTTTTATCTTTTTGTCGCCGAATTTTTCTTTGAGCGCAACTCCGAAAGCGATTGATTGGCAAGGGTGAAATTTATCCGTAAGCGCGTTTATTACGGGAATATTCAAATGTCCCGCAAATTCGCGGAGCGTATCGTCGCTAAAAGTGCGAACAACCAAAAGATGTACCCAACGCTCAAGATTTTTGGCGACGTCGTAAACCGACTCTCTATCGCCCAATCTTCCGTTTGCAGAAGGCATATCAAGCGCGTTGCCGCCCAATTCGTAAATGCAAGTCTGAAATGTTATTTTTGTTCTCAGAGACGGTTTATCAAAAACCAAAACAGCGGTTTTGCCACGCATTTCGTCGCGCATTAATTTTCCGTGCGCTCTTTCTTTCTTCACTTCGAGCGACAAATCAACAATTTTACGAATTTCTTCGCTCGAATATTCCGATAATGTTAAAAAATCTCTTTTCATAATAACGCATACCTCGCTTTGTTTTGCGATTTTTTAAATATATGAGGCACTAAAATAATAAATGCGCACCGATTTTGGGGAATATTTCTTCTTATTTGAATAAAAAATCAGTGAATTTAGAAAAATTGAGTGAAATTTCCAAAACTGAACACTGTTCAAAACACTGTTCAAAAATAATAATTCGCAAAAAAACACACAAACTCCCCACGACTTTATGTTGCATACTACAGAAACTCCCCACGACTTTTGCAAACAAAACACAAAAACTCCCCACGACTTTGTGTAAATATAGTATATTATACTAAAAAAAGGAGGGCTTATGTATAGAAATATGATAGAAAACTTGCTTAATTGGAAAAACAAAGCCGACAAAAAGCCGTTAATACTGAAAGGCGCAAGGCAAGTCGGTAAAACATTTTTGATGAAACAGTTCGGTGAGCGGCATTATAAAAGCACGTTTTATGTGAATTTTGAAAACAATTTTGCCATAAAACAACTGTTTGCAAACGACATTTCGCCCGAAAAAATAATTCGCGGACTTGAAATACATTTCGGGCAAAAAATAGACAGTCAAAATTCCTTGATTATCTTTGATGAAATTCAGGAAGAGCCGAAAGCGGTTAGTTCGCTTAAATATTTTAACGAGGACGCGCCGCAATACGACATAATTTGCGCAGGCTCATTGCTTGGCGTTGCGCTTCATAAAGGAACTTCTTTTCCTGTCGGCAAAGTGGAATTTCTGAACTTATTCCCTATGTCTTTTGAAGAATTTTTGCTTGCAATCGGCAAAGAAAATTTGGTGAACTTATATAAGGAAAAGGAATACGACCTTATTAACGCGTTCAAAAACGAGTATATTTCATTGCTTAAAACTTATTATTTTGTCGGCGGAATGCCTGAAGTCGTCGCAAGTTTTGCCGTTGAGCAGGACTTGGAAAAATGCAGAAATCTACAAAATAACATCCTTGCGGCATACGAACAGGATTTTTCAAAACACGCGCCGAACGAAATTGTTCCTAAAATTCGGATGCTCTACAATAATATCCCCGTTCAACTTGCCAAAGAACACAAAAAATTTGTTTATAGCCATATAAAAGAGGGAGCGAGAGCAAAAGAATTTGAAATGGCAATGATGTGGCTTATTGATTGCGGGCTTATTCACAAAGTTGACAATGTAAGCACGGTTCGCATTCCGCTTAAAAGTTATGCCGACCCAAAAAACTTTAAACTGTTTTTGCTCGACGTCGGACTTTTGTCTTGTATGAGCGGCTTGCTTCCTCAGATAATTTTGGAGCAAAACAAATTTTTTGTAGAATTTAAAGGAGCGATAACAGAACAGTTTGTATTGCAGGAAATGAAGACTTTCAACGATTTTGAGATTTTTTATTGGTCTAACAGCAACGGAAGCGCGGAAGTCGATTTTTTAATTTCCAATAAAAACAATCCTATACCCATCGAAGTAAAGGCGGAAACTAATTTGCAGGCAAAATCATTATCTGTTTTCAGGGATAAGTTTGCGCCCGATTTGCTTATGAGAATATCCATGAGCGATTACAGAAAAGACGGAAATTTACTTAATTTGCCGCTTTATTTGATAGAAAATTTGAAATCGGAGATTGGCAAATAGTATTTTCCCTCTAAATTTACTAAAAAGTTTGGTGGGAGCAAACCATAAATGCGGGTAGATGCGGAAACGGTTTCGGAATACTATAAGCAAATGCAAATTGAAACTTTGCCTCAGTATAATCGTGTCGCGTTTCTGCACGAAACTATGTATAATATGGTACGACAGGCAATTTTAGGCGAAAAAGAAGACGTGCGAAAACGTCTCGATACCGTCCAAAACATACTTGTTCAACTTATGGCGGTCGTGAAAAAAGACGATGACGACGAAATCGCCGAAGGATTGCTTTTGCTTTACGACTATATATATGTAAAATTGGAAAGCAACGACGTTGTCGCAATGAACGAAGCTCTTCAGGTGCTGTCGGTGCTTCACGAAACTTTTGATAAACTTATGAAGAAAAGAGTGTAATTATGTCTATTTTTAATTTTGCCGATGAAGAAACAAAGAGAAAACTTTATGCGATGAAGCATATGTCCAAGAAAAACATAGAGGGGAATACGCTGAGGAACACACTCGGGCAGACACACGTAAATATCAACGGAAACATTGTCGATAAAAAATCAAAAGCCGCGCCCGAAAGCATTAACGGAAATTTAATCGACGAGCTGAAAAACGTGCCGAAAGAGTTGACCCCGCGCCAAAAATATCAGTCTAACTGGAGCAAAATTCCCGATTTTGTAGCGGTGGACATCGAAACCACGGGATTGAGCAAAACCAAAGACAGAATAACCGAAATCGCCGCTATAAAATTTGTGGACGGAAAAGCCGTAGAAGAATTTACGACGCTCATAAACCCCAAAATCGAAATCCCAGCAAAAATAACGCAACTTACGGGAATTGACGCGGAAACCGTTAAAGACGCGCCCGAATTTGTAGAAGTTATGGACGAATTTGTAGAATTTGTGGGTCGCCTCGCAATCTGCGGACACAATGTGGACTTTGACATTTCGTTTTTGAACGCAGAAATAAAGCGAAACTGCGGAAAAGAGATAAACAACTGGAACATAGACACCCTGATTTTATCGCGAATAATTTTGGAACTCGAAGAGGGCTACGCGCTCACAAAAGTCGCAAATTATCTTAACATAGCGCTCGAAAACGCACACCGCGCATTGGATGACGCGAGAGCTTCGGGACTTATTGCAACAAAACTTATCCCAAAAATTAAGGAAGTTCCGATACTTTCGAGAGCGCGAATTGCGAGTAATTCGGTCGGCTTCACCAAAAAGATTTTTGAACGCACGCTTACAGGGTATATTCCGCCTCAAAAGATAAAACTTGAGGTCGTTCCAAACGTAAAACCGCTTAAACCTAACGGCAAAAAAGTTGATGTTTCCAATACTCAGTTAAAGAAATATTTCAATTCAAAACTTGGGCAGGTTATAAGAAGATACCGCTCGCGCCCCGAGCAATTAGAGTTTGCACAAACCGTTGCCGACGCGCTCAACAACGGAAAAATCTGTGCGATAGAAGCAGGAACGGGAACGGGTAAAACGCTCGGATATTTAGTGCCTGCAATGCTCGCCGCCATCGGAAAAAACGAGCGGATTGTGATTTCGACGGCAACAAAACAGTTGCAAAACCAACTAATCGAAAAAGATTTGCCCGCGCTCGCAACGACTTTGGAGGGCAAAGAAGGCAAAATTTCGGCGGCTATCCTTAAAGGCAGAAGCAACTACGTTTGCCGAAAAGCGTTTGAAAAAATTATTTCGGGAGAAGTTCCGGGGATTTCGCCCAAAGAAAAAGGCGCGCTTTTGCCCATTATTAAATGGTACGAAAAAACAAAATCGGGCGACATTGACGAGCAAAACGCGTTCCACAGACGAGGCAATAAGCAGTTGTGGGATTTGCTTTCCGCTCAAAACAGACACTGCGGCGGCAAATGCGAATACAGCAACTCCTGCTTTCTGATAAAGGCGCGCAAATACGCAATGGCGGCTAATATTGTGGTGGTAAATCACGCGTTTTTTTACAGCGACATAGTTGCAGGAAACGAAATTATGCAAAACGCCGCGGCAATAATTTTCGACGAAGCACACCGCTTAGAAGAAACTGGCTACTATTCGCTTCAGACCGAAATAGACACGCACTCGCTCAATAATTCGGTGGAAGGTTTTCAGCATATTCACACGGTTTTGTATAACATAACAAAAGCAATTCCCGCAGACGTTGCGGAAAACAAAGACAACCGCGAATTTATCGATGACGTTATAAAACTAAAACATATTATATATAATTTCCGCAAAGCAAGCGAGAATTTTTTGGCGGCGATTTCGGATTTTCTTGTCGATAACGCCGACGCAAACAATGCCACTCAAAGCGCAATTTTAACTTTGGGCTACAAGGCAAACACGCTCCACAAATTACACGCCCTAAACGAAATTATGATGAATATCTGCGAATTTACGGATATTTTGCGGCTCATAAAACAAGCTCACCGCGAAAAAATCAAGGCGGACAACAACATCGAAGCGCAGATTTCGGCGGCGGAAAAAGCGGCGCAACAATTAAAGGCGGATATGCAATATTTGAGCGAAGCGCAAACCGTCGGCGATATATTCTGGGTAGAAGGTCCCGCAAGCAAGAAATGGGTAAAATTGACGGGAACAACCACAAACATAAAAAATTTCCTGAACCCTTTTTGGCAACAGTTTCAAAAGCCCGTGATTTTCACTTCGGCAACGCTTTCGCCGCAAAAAAACATTGACTATTTTGCCGACCGAGTAGGAATTTCCGGCTTGGAACCCGTGCTTAAACAATTTACAAATGAAATTATCAGCGAAAACTTAACTTTTGCAGTAGCGACCGAAACTCCCGAAGTAAGCACGCCCGAGTTTAACGTGTACACGGCGCAGATAATAAAGGATTTAAGCGCGAAATTCCAAAAAAATATACTTGTGCTTTTCACAAACAACGAAAATTTGGAGCAGGTTTACAACGAATTGTGCAAAGACGGTAAAAATCCGAACATTTTCGCACAGGGAATAAGCGGCAACAATGCGTGGATACAGCGGCAAATGCGAGATGTTCGCGGCGCCGTTTTGCTGGGAAGCGGTTCTTTTTGGGAGGGCGTGGATATGCCGGGCGACCAATGCGAAATTCTCATTATCCCCAAACTTCCGTTCCCCGTGCCGAACCATCCGCTTCAAAAACAGCTGGCGGAAAACGCCGAAAGCGACGGCAAAAACGGCTTTATGGACTACTCGCTTCCCGAAACTCTGCTTAAATTCAGACAGGGAGCAGGTCGTTTAATACGAAAATCTGAAGATATGGGCGCGTTTTTTGTGCTCGACAGCAGAATTGTAAATAAACCATACGGCAAATTCTTTGTAAATTTAATGAATTCCGAAGCATTAACATTCTCCGAAATAAGCGAAACTTGGGAGCCGCTCGAAAAACTTTTTGCCAAAAAAGAAGAACTGGAAAAAATAAGAGAAGCGGAAAAAATTGCGAAAAGAGAAGCTTGGGCAAAAGCCGAAGCAGAAAAAGCGGCAAAAGCAGAAAAAAACAATGCTGAAAATGTCGAAAAACAAGCAGAAAGCGCAAAGGAATAAAAATGAAAAAAGCGGTTTTGGTAATATTTCTCGTTTTTCTCGTATTTTTCACAGGTTGCGGAATTTATTCATTCACAGGCTCTACACTTCCAAGCAACGTGAGAACAATAGAAATACCGCTTTTTGAAAACGTCGCATTGGTGAGCGGTGCGGCGGAGCGAATTACTGAAGTTTTGTCGCAAAAAATCGTGAGAGAACGTCTTACCGTTGTAGCAAGAAACGGGGACGCGATAATCAGAGGAACGGTAGTATCGTATATAAACAGAGCAAGTGATTTTACAGGCACACGAGACGACTTAACCGTTCTTCAGTCGTCGGTGGAAATTGTCGCGGACATAATCTTTTTTGACAACCGAAACAACCGTGAAATTTACAGAGGTCGCGTAATCGCCATAGGAAATTACGATTTTGCCACCGAAACCGAAATGGACGGAAGAGAACGCGCCATAGACGATTTAACCGAACGAATTTTGATGAATTCAATTAGGAGCTGGTAGCGCCGCGCGCATTCGTAGGGGCGTATTGCATACGCCCGATTTCTGTTGGCTATTTGGGCGTATGCAATACGCCCCTACAATTATTTCTGCATTTCTTTAATTTTGTCGATTAGCGCTTTCATTTCGCCGTCGGTGCCGATTGTAATTCTCAGCCAATCGCTGATTTTCGGTTTATTCCAAAAACGCACTAAAATACCGTTTGCTTTAAGTTTTTTGTACAATTCTTCGGCTGAAATTCCTGCTGAAATAAATTTTGTCGGACGAGCAAAAACAAAGTTCGCCGACGACTCTAAAATATCAAAGCCGAGTTCTTTGAGTTGAGCCACCGCCCAATTTCGAGTGCCTATAACTTTTTTGCAACAATTTTCAAAATATTCGCTGTCTTTTACTGCGGCAACGGCTATTTTCAGCGCCAAACGGTCAATCGTGTAAGAATTAAACGAATTTTTTATTACGTTAAGCGAAGAAATAAGTTCCGCGTTTCCGATAGCAAACCCCACCCGCGCGCCTGCAAGCGAACGACTTTTTGAAAGAGTGTGAACAACCAGAAGATTGTCGTATTTTTTCGTAAGTTCAATACTGCTCTCCCCTCCGAAATCGATATACGCCTCGTCGCAAAGGATAAGCGTGTCGGGGAATTTTTGCAATATTTCTTCGATTTGCGCCATTTTTACGGCAATTCCAGTAGGCGCATTCGGATTGCAGATTACAATTCCGCCTGCGTTTTTCGGAAAGTTTTCAAAGTCGATAGTCCAGTCTTCTTTGAGTGGCACAATCTGCTTTTTTATGCCGAAAATGTCGCACCAAACGGGGTAAAACGAATATGTTATATCGGGAAAAACAAGCGGTTTGTCGCCTGTAAAAAACGCCATAAACGCCATAGCGATTATTTCGTCCGAGGAGTTTCCGCAGAAAATATTTTCGGTTTTAACGCCGTAAAATTCGCCGATTGCTTCCCGCAGTTCGCTTACGTCGGGGTCGGGGTAAAGTTTCAGCGTGGAATAATCGAAACTATCAATCGCTTCTTTCACTTTCGGCGACGGTGAATACGGGTTTTCGTTTGTATTCAATTTTATGTATTTCATATCTTTGGGCTGTTCGCCTGCAACATACGGCACCAGCCCGTCAAGCATTTTTCCGTTAAATCGGCTCATTTGTTCTCCTTCCAGTCTTCCAATTCTAACCCGCGTACACGCTCAAAATCTTTTGTATTGTTCGTGACAAGAACAGCGCCATTCGACATAGCGTGAGCGGCGATAAGTATATCAAAATCTTCTATCAAACACCCTCTTTTCTGCAAATCTGCACGTATTATTCCGTATTGTTCCGCTGCATTATTATCAAACGGCAATATTTCCAATGCACACAAAAAATCGTCCAACGCTGAACGATTTTTTTCGCTACTTTCACTAAGTTCAACGCCGTGCAAAAGTTCCGCCAAAACCAACGAAGATATTGCAATACCTTCTTGACTTCTTATTCTGTCAAAAATGTGTCGATACATACTATTGTTTTTTCGTGCGCCACGAATAGCAAAAACGCAGGTGTTTGTGTCAAGCATATATTTCAAAAGACAATCTCTCTGGTTCTGTTAATGTGTTCTGCTCTGCCGTCTTTCATAAAATCTTCGGAAAATCCTTTTGCGCCTCTTTCAAAAATTTCCAACATTTTTGATTTTGGGAAAAGATATACCGTGCTTCCGATTTTTTTTATGCAGACCTCGTCTTCGTCAAATCTATATTCTTTCGGAATTCTAACCGCCTGACTTCTCCCCGTCTTGAATACTTTTGCCGTTGCTATCATATTTTCCTCCTTTTTCTGAAATTCTCTTCGGATACATACTGTGGTACATATCAAATATAATAAATGTTCCGGGAAATTGTCAAGGAAGATATGAAATGTAGTGAAAAAACACTAAATATTCCATTACACCTCAAAACAAATATTATTTTGTTCCTATAAATAGAAACAAAAACATTTTCTGAAAGGAAAAACAATGTCTCAAGTACCATACAAAATCCACTTGTCGGAAGACGAAATGCCTAAGCAATGGCTTAACTTGCGGGCGTTTATGAAAAATAAACCCGCGCCGATTTTGCACCCCGCAACACTGCAACCGGCAACTGCCGACGAACTAAACGCCGTTTTTTGTGAAGAGTGCGTAAAGCAGGAATTGGACGATACGTCAAAGTTTATCGACATTCCGTCGGGGATATTGGAGTTTTACAAGGGCTACCGTCCGTCAGCGCTGGTTAGGGCGTATTTTTTGGAGAAAGCGCTCGGTACTCCCGCGGAAATTTACTACAAATACGAGGGAACAAACACAAGCGGCTCGCACAAATTAAACTCCGCAATTCCACAGGCGTATTACGCTAAACAGCAAGGTTTAACATCTCTTACAACCGAAACGGGAGCAGGTCAATGGGGTTCGGCGATGAGTATGGCGTGCGCATTTTACGGGCTGGATTTGCTTGTTTATATGGTAAAAGTTTCAGCGGAACAAAAACCGTATCGCAAACATTTAATGGAAACTTACGGCGCAAAAGTTATTCCTTCGCCGTCGAATACGACCGAAGCGGGAAGAAAAATACTCGAAAAAGACCCGAACACAAGCGGCTCTTTGGGCTGTGCAATCAGCGAGGCAGTCGAAACTGCGGTAAAAACCGACAAATGCCGCTATGTTTTGGGAAGCGTTCTCAATCACGTTCTTTTGCACCAATCGATAATCGGTTGCGAGGCGAAAATTGCACTTGACAAATACGGAATTTCTCCCGATATAATTATAGGATGCGCGGGCGGCGGCTCAAATCTGGGCGGACTTATTTCACCGTTTATGGCGGATAAACTGACGGGCAAAAGCAATGCGCATTTTATTGCGGTAGAGCCTACAAGCTGCCCGTCGCTTACACGCGGAAAATACGCCTACGATTTCGGCGACACCGCACAAACAACGCCGCTTATGAAAATGTACACGCTCGGAAGCGGATATATTCCTGCTCCCGGACACGCAGGCGGATTGCGTTATCACGGAATGACCACAACGCTTTCGCAGCTTTATGCGGACGGATTTATGGAAGCGCGCGCAGTTGAGCAGACAAAAATTTTTGACGCGGCTGTCCTTTTTGCGAAAACCGAAGGAATTTTGCCTGCGCCCGAATCATCGCACGCAATCCGCGTTGCAATCGATGAAGCGCTAAAAGCAAAAGAGAGCGGCGAAAAAAAGAAAATTTTGTTCGGACTTACAGGAACAGGGTATTTCGATATGACCGCTTATGCGCAATACAACGCAAAAACAATGAGCGATTATATACCGAGCGACGAGGAGTTGGCGAAAGGTTTTGCTACAATTCCCGATGTTGCGGTGAACAGATAATTTGTGATGTGTTGGGGCAGGTTTTAAACCTGCCCTTTAAACATTTATTGCAACAAAAATCTCCGTGAAATATTCAATCCATTCCTGCCGTCCACCCGTAAAATCAATACTTGATTTCTTGAAATTGTTGCGGGGATTGCGAAACTTGCGACACCTGCCGAATTAAGCGTTATATTTTCACTCAAAAGTTGGCGTCCTCTTACATCGGTTATACGTAAAACAACGTCGCTTTGTGTCGGAATATTTAAGTTAATATTATTTCTTGCTACCGAAACGGAGGCAGGCAGGCGACTTACCGTTCTCGCATTGGGAATTGAAAAAGCGGATGTTTCGGAGCCGTCGCCCGTAAAACCGACAAGTTTCAGCTGAGTAATAATTCCCGAAGTTGTGCCTTGAGTAAGCGTTTCTACTCTTATGCCGCTGACCAGCGACAAATCGTTAGGCGCAATAAGGTGCTGACTCCATAGAAAAACCCAATCCGGCTGAGAAAACGCCCTCGGATTGACGGTAATAGTTCTTGGTTCGGCGCTTACGGGAAGCGTTGTGTAAAATCCCGCGCCCTCGCTGACAAGGGCTGGATCGTCGAGAATAAGGCGTATAGGTCTCGTTGCCGTGTATGTTATGGTAATGGAGCGCCCTTGCAGCTTCAAATTCGGTGTAAATGTTTGCGTAGGCGTAATAAGGACTGGCAGTTCTTCCTACGGTTAAGGAAAAATTAACATTATTGGCAGTATGCGTGAAAGATACGGAAGATGTCGTGCTCGAACTGTCTCGCCAATCGGTTTGCGCTCTTGTTAAGTCGATAAAAGGAAGATTTTGGTTTTCGTTGCCTCGCGTATCCAAGCCCCACCAATTTCCTGTTATTAAAAGCAAGTTCATAAGTCGAAGCGACTCGTTGTAAAAACTGCTCTGTCCTCTGGCGACAATATTGTTGTAAGTTGCATTCAAAAACTGTTGATTAGCCGCGTCGGCAAGCATTCCCGAAGCAAAAGGAGCGGCAAACGCCATAGCGGAATAATCGCTGTATCTCGTTCCGTTCAATAAATACCCCGAGCCGATTAGGGCAGGATTGCCCCCTGTTGCGCCTCTTAGCCAAGTGCTTATCCTGCTGATTTGTTCTCTTGCTTCGGGAGTTGCGTAGTGAACATAATCCAGTGCGAGCCGCCAAGGAACACGGCAGGCGTTAAATGCGTAATTATCCCAGTTGTGTTCTCCTGCAACCAATGCCTCCGCCGAATTGGCGACAGTTCTTGCGTCATTTCGCTCCCCTATAACAAAATCAGCCATAAGTCCTGTAATTCTGTGCGAAACTTGGTGTAAAAGCGAATAAACTTCGTCTGCGGCGGTAAGCCAGAATGGGTCGTCCGTTGCTCTGTAAAACGCTCTGAAATGTCCCGGCATCCAATCGGAACTACGCGAAGTTGTTCTTTGGGCAAGCGT includes these proteins:
- the hisC gene encoding histidinol-phosphate transaminase; this encodes MSRFNGKMLDGLVPYVAGEQPKDMKYIKLNTNENPYSPSPKVKEAIDSFDYSTLKLYPDPDVSELREAIGEFYGVKTENIFCGNSSDEIIAMAFMAFFTGDKPLVFPDITYSFYPVWCDIFGIKKQIVPLKEDWTIDFENFPKNAGGIVICNPNAPTGIAVKMAQIEEILQKFPDTLILCDEAYIDFGGESSIELTKKYDNLLVVHTLSKSRSLAGARVGFAIGNAELISSLNVIKNSFNSYTIDRLALKIAVAAVKDSEYFENCCKKVIGTRNWAVAQLKELGFDILESSANFVFARPTKFISAGISAEELYKKLKANGILVRFWNKPKISDWLRITIGTDGEMKALIDKIKEMQK
- a CDS encoding type II toxin-antitoxin system VapC family toxin; the encoded protein is MKYMLDTNTCVFAIRGARKNNSMYRHIFDRIRSQEGIAISSLVLAELLHGVELSESSEKNRSALDDFLCALEILPFDNNAAEQYGIIRADLQKRGCLIEDFDILIAAHAMSNGAVLVTNNTKDFERVRGLELEDWKENK
- the vapB gene encoding type II toxin-antitoxin system VapB family antitoxin, translating into MATAKVFKTGRSQAVRIPKEYRFDEDEVCIKKIGSTVYLFPKSKMLEIFERGAKGFSEDFMKDGRAEHINRTREIVF
- a CDS encoding TrpB-like pyridoxal phosphate-dependent enzyme produces the protein MSQVPYKIHLSEDEMPKQWLNLRAFMKNKPAPILHPATLQPATADELNAVFCEECVKQELDDTSKFIDIPSGILEFYKGYRPSALVRAYFLEKALGTPAEIYYKYEGTNTSGSHKLNSAIPQAYYAKQQGLTSLTTETGAGQWGSAMSMACAFYGLDLLVYMVKVSAEQKPYRKHLMETYGAKVIPSPSNTTEAGRKILEKDPNTSGSLGCAISEAVETAVKTDKCRYVLGSVLNHVLLHQSIIGCEAKIALDKYGISPDIIIGCAGGGSNLGGLISPFMADKLTGKSNAHFIAVEPTSCPSLTRGKYAYDFGDTAQTTPLMKMYTLGSGYIPAPGHAGGLRYHGMTTTLSQLYADGFMEARAVEQTKIFDAAVLFAKTEGILPAPESSHAIRVAIDEALKAKESGEKKKILFGLTGTGYFDMTAYAQYNAKTMSDYIPSDEELAKGFATIPDVAVNR
- a CDS encoding glycosyl hydrolase family 8, coding for MCKKIKHIAIILLLISIFSPLFAQSRPFPQADEFEPIGNTIRPDHVSQDQMNTDVARLYRDLRTRFFRTSNNGRHSWFEAGGTGVNGSRARTNSETHGYGMMILVLMAGVEGDEKEAFDRMNALRRVQGSNIAPRNLPRNNLMSWVIHDVESSNPVAENRICWDEWEGCWQTFGRSSSATDGDMDMAFALLLAYAQWGDPQYMTDAIAIINSIKDLNFHPGLYRTNLGDWHGRFEAITLAQRTTSRSSDWMPGHFRAFYRATDDPFWLTAADEVYSLLHQVSHRITGLMADFVIGERNDARTVANSAEALVAGEHNWDNYAFNACRVPWRLALDYVHYATPEAREQISRISTWLRGATGGNPALIGSGYLLNGTRYSDYSAMAFAAPFASGMLADAANQQFLNATYNNIVARGQSSFYNESLRLMNLLLITGNWWGLDTRGNENQNLPFIDLTRAQTDWRDSSSTTSSVSFTHTANNVNFSLTVGRTASPYYAYANIYTEFEAARALHYHNIHGNETYTPYSRRSSPCQRGRGILHNASRKRRTKNYYRQSEGVFSAGLGFSMESAPYCA